From Synoicihabitans lomoniglobus, the proteins below share one genomic window:
- a CDS encoding DUF2264 domain-containing protein, with product MTYVNILNLPDSYRHWQNNARALLEPLVPLMREGYADLPITGQASDHDAQADRLESFARPLLLAAHWLQTVAVPEDADFRRTIGDWFRAGLAIGSDPESPHYWGPDANYHQHHVEIGLLALALQIAPAELWDPLPPAHQDRIARWLGTSRGNGIVNNNHYFMGIHILEFLIQKGYGRPTDRVVIDTFLDRLEGMHRGGGWFEDGINQAYDHYNAYAFHFYGLWWAKLHGRDQPERAQRWKDWGKLFVRDYVHFFAASGEHPAFGRSITYRFNGINVFGLAVATDSTDLPLGQLRRLCTRNVDFFLRHPIQQSQGLLSIGWLNEFPDLGESYSCAGSPYWCAKGLSPMLLPPEHPFWHEAEVPLPSEQGDHTHVVPTAGLTVRSIDGEVEIINAGSQISNMHVRYGAWKWSKTAYRTGVDFTIARPAPTNWSADSALTLHLPDGRVFGRHSTVAIEMTNEHARYVSNLGFKTEQANCSVDTGVWWNRGWILQVHAYECRQPGVLRVGGYALSDHQSDAFTIEDASPVLSAWKDGQGTTLQPIHGFTSTAWERRLDDSTPRTHIRAPYHVTATADSPTVGAAAGETGVLIALAWTGPDRAEAQPWALTATAAGAWTLLHPELGEWHLAHDLLPAIPAPS from the coding sequence TTGACCTACGTTAACATATTGAATCTCCCGGACTCCTACCGCCACTGGCAAAACAACGCTCGCGCCTTGCTCGAACCTCTCGTGCCACTCATGCGCGAGGGCTACGCCGATCTTCCGATCACGGGTCAAGCCAGTGATCACGATGCCCAGGCCGATCGCCTCGAATCATTCGCCCGCCCGCTCCTGCTGGCGGCCCACTGGTTGCAAACCGTCGCCGTGCCCGAAGATGCCGACTTCCGCCGCACCATCGGCGACTGGTTTCGGGCCGGACTGGCGATCGGTTCCGACCCCGAGAGCCCGCACTACTGGGGACCGGATGCGAACTACCATCAGCATCATGTGGAAATCGGTCTGCTCGCACTCGCCCTGCAGATCGCTCCCGCCGAGCTCTGGGACCCCTTACCACCCGCCCACCAGGACCGGATCGCCCGTTGGCTGGGCACCTCCCGCGGCAACGGCATCGTTAACAACAACCACTACTTCATGGGGATCCACATTCTGGAATTCCTCATCCAAAAGGGCTATGGTCGCCCCACTGATCGGGTCGTGATCGATACGTTTCTCGACCGCCTCGAAGGCATGCATCGCGGCGGTGGTTGGTTCGAGGACGGCATCAATCAAGCCTACGATCACTACAACGCCTATGCGTTTCACTTTTATGGCCTGTGGTGGGCCAAACTCCACGGCCGCGACCAACCCGAACGCGCCCAACGTTGGAAGGACTGGGGCAAACTGTTTGTGCGCGACTACGTGCACTTCTTCGCCGCCAGCGGTGAGCATCCCGCGTTTGGCCGTTCCATCACCTACCGGTTCAACGGCATCAATGTCTTCGGTTTGGCCGTCGCCACCGACTCCACCGATCTCCCCCTCGGCCAACTCCGGCGGCTGTGCACGCGCAACGTGGATTTCTTTCTACGGCATCCCATCCAACAATCGCAGGGCCTGCTTTCCATCGGCTGGCTCAACGAGTTCCCGGATCTCGGCGAAAGCTACTCCTGCGCCGGTTCCCCCTATTGGTGCGCCAAGGGCCTCTCCCCAATGCTGCTGCCGCCCGAGCATCCGTTCTGGCACGAGGCCGAGGTTCCACTGCCCTCCGAACAGGGCGACCACACCCACGTCGTCCCCACCGCCGGTCTCACCGTGCGCAGCATCGATGGCGAGGTGGAGATCATCAACGCCGGTTCCCAAATCTCCAACATGCACGTGCGTTACGGGGCTTGGAAATGGAGCAAGACCGCTTACCGCACCGGCGTCGATTTCACCATCGCCCGCCCCGCGCCGACCAACTGGTCCGCCGACTCGGCACTCACCCTTCATCTGCCCGACGGACGCGTGTTTGGTCGACACTCCACCGTCGCGATCGAGATGACAAACGAACACGCGCGCTACGTCTCCAACCTCGGCTTCAAAACGGAACAAGCGAACTGCAGCGTCGACACGGGCGTGTGGTGGAACCGCGGGTGGATCCTCCAAGTGCACGCCTACGAATGCCGCCAGCCCGGCGTGCTTCGAGTCGGCGGCTACGCGTTGTCCGACCACCAAAGCGATGCGTTCACCATCGAAGACGCCTCCCCGGTTCTCTCCGCCTGGAAGGACGGACAGGGCACCACTTTGCAGCCGATTCACGGCTTCACTTCCACCGCCTGGGAGCGACGCCTCGACGACTCCACCCCGCGCACTCACATTCGCGCCCCTTACCATGTCACCGCCACGGCGGACAGCCCCACCGTCGGTGCCGCCGCCGGTGAAACCGGCGTGCTCATCGCGCTGGCCTGGACCGGTCCCGACCGCGCCGAAGCTCAACCTTGGGCGCTGACCGCCACCGCCGCCGGGGCTTGGACGCTCCTCCACCCCGAACTGGGCGAATGGCACCTCGCCCACGACCTCCTGCCTGCGATCCCTGCTCCATCATGA
- a CDS encoding heparinase II/III domain-containing protein: MRRSLLALVLLTAALPGAVCAANSADHVPAHGPRTMVLSGQREAFRAYCTTGAGAEAFARIKHDLDTVYMAFPHPAEPLTYGDPEPSKRDTYKTDRWRGVQDLAGNISGIAEAATFAWLVTGEDRYLAKAKEFLLTSTDWHFAPDWESGEVLGATDVYYNDEGNFRLWRKLPLIYDQLRDELTDAERARVLAHFKIRGERTVRWIRESNVQGLKRNSLEVKPSSHPVRFMAMVGLTALALWDDLPDEARAWWEFAYSFYRDQFSPFAGDAGGWAEGSAYWRGTFEHAGFQDALLAIGDPSAYASPFWRNTGYFAVYNVQPYLHTTFGDASNAGHFNLEPVMADYLTHLGRVQGNGYFLSYAALCDDPRESPSLMGMGKLARTYPTAGEFLIRNFIGSAFPEPAPAPLSELPPYRFFDDVGWVSMHSALGDPANDIHITFKSSPYGSYSHSHPDQNSFILNAYGEGLAINSANREFHRSPHHKGWTWQTMSKNAVLIDGQGQAQQDKHATGKITRFETGDRYVWTTGDALVAYQTMQPEGQLKRVTRDLLFIDQRYVVVRDRVDTGKPSHLAWLLHGEMGMAWHNQRQQAIIDGEAASLTAAIVSPDVDWFATITDEYPVPIDPRYRSKETYAWVTAEWRDHLNLTLESREAATTYTVFAVLWPEPELGGATALTARVDQQGRMVVDRPDGRTDTITLTDTTVSVK; encoded by the coding sequence ATGAGACGTTCCCTCCTCGCCCTCGTTCTTCTCACCGCCGCGCTTCCGGGCGCCGTTTGCGCCGCGAATTCCGCGGACCACGTGCCCGCCCACGGTCCCCGCACCATGGTGCTCAGCGGTCAACGCGAAGCCTTTCGCGCCTATTGCACCACCGGTGCCGGCGCCGAAGCATTCGCCCGCATCAAGCATGATCTGGATACGGTCTACATGGCCTTCCCGCATCCGGCCGAGCCTCTGACCTACGGCGATCCCGAGCCCAGCAAACGCGACACCTACAAGACCGACCGCTGGCGCGGCGTGCAGGATCTCGCCGGCAACATTTCCGGCATCGCGGAAGCCGCGACGTTCGCCTGGCTCGTGACCGGCGAAGACCGCTACCTCGCCAAGGCCAAGGAGTTTCTCCTCACCTCGACCGATTGGCATTTTGCCCCCGACTGGGAGTCCGGCGAGGTTCTCGGCGCCACCGACGTCTACTACAATGACGAAGGCAACTTCCGTCTCTGGCGCAAATTGCCGCTGATTTACGATCAATTGCGCGACGAGCTGACCGACGCCGAACGCGCCCGCGTGCTCGCTCATTTCAAGATTCGCGGCGAACGCACCGTGCGTTGGATCCGCGAGTCCAACGTGCAAGGTCTCAAGCGTAATTCCCTTGAGGTAAAACCCTCCAGCCACCCGGTGCGTTTCATGGCCATGGTCGGGTTGACCGCCCTCGCGCTCTGGGACGACCTGCCCGACGAAGCCCGCGCGTGGTGGGAGTTCGCCTACTCGTTCTACCGCGATCAATTCAGTCCGTTCGCAGGCGACGCCGGCGGCTGGGCCGAAGGCAGCGCCTACTGGCGCGGCACCTTCGAACACGCCGGTTTCCAGGACGCTCTGCTCGCCATTGGCGATCCCTCCGCCTACGCCTCGCCGTTCTGGCGCAACACCGGTTACTTCGCCGTCTACAACGTGCAACCTTACCTGCACACCACGTTCGGCGACGCCTCCAATGCCGGACACTTCAATCTCGAACCCGTCATGGCCGACTACCTCACGCACCTCGGGCGCGTTCAGGGCAATGGCTACTTCCTCTCTTACGCCGCCCTGTGCGACGATCCCCGCGAATCGCCGTCGCTCATGGGCATGGGTAAACTCGCCCGCACCTACCCGACCGCCGGTGAGTTTCTCATTCGCAACTTCATCGGCAGCGCGTTCCCCGAACCGGCACCGGCGCCGCTGAGCGAACTCCCTCCGTATCGGTTTTTTGATGACGTCGGTTGGGTGTCGATGCACTCCGCCCTCGGCGACCCCGCCAACGACATCCACATCACGTTCAAGAGTTCCCCCTACGGCTCTTACAGCCACAGTCACCCCGACCAAAACAGTTTCATTCTCAACGCCTACGGCGAGGGTTTGGCCATCAATTCCGCCAACCGCGAATTTCACCGCTCCCCCCATCACAAGGGCTGGACCTGGCAGACCATGTCCAAAAACGCCGTCCTGATCGACGGTCAGGGGCAAGCCCAACAGGACAAGCATGCGACCGGCAAAATCACCCGTTTCGAAACCGGCGACCGCTACGTGTGGACCACCGGCGACGCGCTGGTGGCTTACCAAACCATGCAACCCGAGGGTCAGCTCAAACGCGTCACTCGCGATCTCCTTTTCATCGATCAGCGCTACGTTGTCGTGCGTGATCGTGTGGACACAGGGAAACCATCCCATCTCGCCTGGCTGTTGCACGGCGAGATGGGCATGGCCTGGCACAACCAACGGCAGCAGGCGATCATCGATGGCGAAGCCGCCTCCCTCACCGCCGCCATCGTCTCCCCCGATGTCGATTGGTTCGCCACCATCACGGATGAGTATCCCGTGCCCATCGATCCCCGCTATCGCTCCAAGGAGACCTACGCCTGGGTCACGGCCGAGTGGCGGGATCACCTGAACCTCACCCTCGAGTCCCGCGAGGCCGCCACGACCTACACCGTGTTCGCCGTGCTCTGGCCCGAACCCGAGCTCGGGGGCGCCACGGCCCTTACCGCCCGGGTCGATCAGCAGGGACGCATGGTCGTCGACCGTCCCGACGGACGCACCGACACCATCACCCTGACCGACACCACGGTGTCCGTGAAATGA
- a CDS encoding alpha/beta hydrolase, with the protein MRVFSAPLRICGGSPYHAALTLATLASLAINLAATSPTYPGAETHVYREAEPEPVRLHVFKPEGWKPSDQRPAYVRFFGGGWLHGSPDKSVGPARDAARQGMVGIAPDYRVKERWPAADATWSVADARRAVHWVQTHAAELGVDPAKIIVAGTSAGAHLALWTALHTTPAGLDPADAPAPPLAALILHCPPSDTSARTGVGSSRFHSPRPDDFSPFHHLDTVIPPVLLIHGDADALVPYAQSVALHQALIDSGNTCEFYTVPGGGHNYAGDVPSWKSKVPRLQQTFLENLNLLPVRP; encoded by the coding sequence ATGCGCGTATTCTCCGCCCCACTACGAATTTGCGGGGGTAGCCCGTATCATGCCGCCCTCACGCTGGCGACCCTCGCGTCGCTGGCGATCAACCTCGCGGCGACGTCCCCGACATACCCCGGCGCGGAAACTCACGTCTACCGGGAGGCCGAACCGGAACCCGTTCGACTCCACGTCTTCAAACCGGAAGGATGGAAACCGTCGGATCAACGCCCCGCCTACGTGCGTTTTTTCGGTGGTGGCTGGCTCCACGGTTCACCCGATAAATCCGTTGGCCCCGCCCGCGATGCCGCCCGTCAGGGCATGGTGGGAATCGCGCCGGACTATCGCGTGAAAGAACGCTGGCCCGCGGCGGATGCGACCTGGTCGGTCGCCGATGCTCGCCGCGCCGTGCACTGGGTCCAGACCCATGCCGCTGAGCTCGGGGTCGATCCCGCCAAAATCATCGTGGCGGGAACGTCGGCCGGCGCCCATCTGGCGCTGTGGACCGCCCTCCACACCACGCCGGCCGGTCTCGATCCGGCGGACGCTCCCGCGCCACCGTTGGCCGCGTTGATTCTGCATTGCCCGCCATCGGACACCAGCGCCCGCACCGGAGTCGGCAGCTCCCGGTTTCACTCCCCCCGCCCCGACGATTTTTCCCCCTTTCACCATCTGGATACGGTGATACCCCCGGTGTTGTTGATTCACGGCGACGCCGACGCTCTCGTGCCTTATGCTCAATCGGTCGCGCTGCATCAGGCGTTGATCGATTCCGGCAACACTTGCGAATTTTACACCGTGCCCGGCGGCGGTCACAACTACGCCGGTGATGTGCCAAGTTGGAAAAGCAAAGTGCCGCGACTCCAACAGACATTCCTCGAAAATTTGAACCTACTCCCCGTTCGCCCCTGA
- a CDS encoding SDR family NAD(P)-dependent oxidoreductase, with translation MSSSPKLRGKSALVTAGAQGIGLATSRALLDAGCDVFVHYHTSLAGAEELAAHAASLGRTFGHAAGDLTTPDGGEKLVASAVAALGGLDVLINNAGSLVARHTLDTIDDAFWSHVMALNVESMVRVSRAAAPHLATAAKTSGGASIVNLSSLAGRKGGHAGSLAYSTAKGAVLTFTRALANELGPQGIRVNALAPGLILGTSFHNTHTTDASAQATIAAIPLGVAGKPEDVARAVVFLAGEFDGFISGATLDINGGVWAG, from the coding sequence ATGTCCTCTTCCCCCAAACTTCGCGGTAAAAGCGCCCTTGTCACCGCCGGCGCCCAAGGCATCGGTCTGGCCACCAGCCGCGCCCTGCTCGACGCCGGCTGCGACGTCTTTGTCCACTACCATACGAGCCTGGCGGGTGCCGAAGAACTGGCCGCCCACGCCGCCTCCCTCGGACGCACGTTCGGCCACGCCGCCGGTGATCTCACGACTCCCGACGGCGGCGAGAAACTGGTCGCGTCCGCCGTCGCCGCACTGGGCGGACTTGATGTCTTGATTAACAACGCGGGATCATTGGTCGCGCGTCACACCCTCGACACCATTGACGACGCATTCTGGTCCCACGTCATGGCCCTTAACGTCGAGAGTATGGTCCGGGTCTCTCGCGCCGCCGCCCCGCATTTGGCCACCGCCGCGAAAACCAGTGGGGGTGCGAGTATCGTCAACCTCTCCTCCCTCGCCGGCCGCAAAGGCGGCCACGCCGGGTCACTCGCCTACTCCACGGCCAAAGGTGCCGTGCTCACCTTCACCCGCGCACTCGCCAACGAGCTCGGGCCCCAAGGTATTCGCGTTAACGCCCTGGCTCCGGGCCTGATCCTCGGCACGTCGTTTCACAACACCCACACGACCGATGCCTCCGCGCAGGCCACCATCGCCGCCATCCCGCTCGGGGTCGCCGGCAAACCCGAAGACGTTGCCCGCGCGGTGGTTTTTCTGGCCGGAGAATTCGATGGTTTTATTTCCGGCGCCACCCTCGACATCAACGGCGGCGTTTGGGCCGGTTAA
- a CDS encoding acetylxylan esterase, with amino-acid sequence MLPLRALLLVATIVSPTIAAERPTSLAADALPTPSFAASRISTPQVLVSLDRSDWTYACGEPATFTIRVLADGSAVDGAVINYRLGPEKFETLVEAVPVPTAGLVLPAGTMEVPGFLRCIVEYTLDGKSYRGLATAGFAPEAIEATQTAPKDFDDFWQQHLDAMRKVPPRLQKTLVPEACTPEVNVYHVSFESWNFGGRTMPFYGVMTEPTAPGHYPAVLRVPGAGVRPYHGEMALAARGNIVLQMGIHGIPIDLEQPLYDNLRYGALNYYPTFNMDDRDSYYFLRVYLACVRANDVLVAHENWDRKNLVVAGGSQGGQLTIATSALDDRVTGSVANFPAFSDVTGYLHGRAGGWPHLLAKPEHQTDAKINTARYYDTVNFARRLHAPISLGWGYNDETCPVTSLFAVHNSITVEKSLQLHLEMGHRSSPEFNDRYLDRIVAMAHPVATTP; translated from the coding sequence ATGCTACCCCTCCGCGCCTTACTCCTCGTCGCGACCATCGTCTCTCCCACGATTGCCGCGGAACGTCCCACTTCGTTGGCGGCCGACGCCCTGCCCACGCCGTCGTTCGCCGCCTCCCGGATCAGCACCCCGCAAGTGTTGGTCTCCCTCGATCGATCCGACTGGACCTACGCTTGCGGTGAACCCGCCACCTTCACCATCCGGGTTTTGGCCGACGGGTCGGCGGTGGACGGCGCCGTGATCAATTACCGGCTGGGGCCGGAGAAGTTTGAAACGCTCGTGGAGGCGGTGCCGGTTCCGACCGCGGGGCTCGTCCTCCCCGCCGGCACCATGGAGGTGCCGGGATTTCTTCGCTGCATTGTCGAATACACCTTGGACGGAAAATCCTATCGCGGTCTCGCCACCGCGGGATTCGCCCCCGAAGCCATCGAGGCGACGCAAACCGCGCCCAAAGATTTCGATGACTTTTGGCAACAGCACCTCGACGCCATGCGCAAGGTCCCCCCGCGTCTGCAGAAGACGCTGGTGCCGGAAGCGTGCACGCCGGAGGTCAATGTCTATCATGTGAGTTTCGAGTCGTGGAATTTCGGCGGACGCACCATGCCCTTCTACGGCGTGATGACCGAACCCACCGCACCGGGGCACTACCCCGCCGTGCTCCGCGTGCCCGGCGCCGGCGTGCGCCCTTATCATGGCGAAATGGCTCTCGCCGCGCGCGGTAACATTGTGCTGCAGATGGGCATTCACGGCATCCCGATCGATCTGGAACAGCCGCTCTACGACAACCTGCGTTACGGTGCTCTCAACTACTACCCGACGTTCAACATGGACGATCGCGACAGCTATTATTTCCTGCGGGTGTATCTGGCCTGCGTGCGCGCCAATGACGTGCTCGTGGCGCACGAAAATTGGGACCGTAAAAACCTCGTGGTCGCGGGCGGCAGTCAGGGCGGACAGCTCACGATCGCAACCTCGGCGCTGGATGATCGCGTGACCGGGAGCGTGGCTAACTTCCCGGCGTTTTCCGACGTCACCGGCTACCTTCACGGTCGGGCCGGTGGTTGGCCGCACCTGTTGGCCAAACCCGAGCACCAGACCGACGCCAAGATCAACACCGCCCGCTACTACGACACAGTTAACTTCGCGCGTCGCCTGCACGCGCCGATCAGCCTGGGTTGGGGTTACAACGACGAAACGTGCCCCGTCACGAGTCTTTTCGCAGTCCACAACAGCATCACGGTCGAGAAATCACTGCAACTGCACTTGGAGATGGGCCATCGCTCGTCGCCCGAATTCAACGACCGCTATCTCGATCGCATTGTCGCGATGGCTCACCCGGTCGCGACCACCCCTTGA
- a CDS encoding GDSL-type esterase/lipase family protein: protein MTIRSFLLLGLCASLSLVGTTVAADPSVGIPRAGNAKFYRLHSEFLKRAGEGRVGVLFLGDSITEQWANVPSLWESAWGQYDPANFGIGGDRTEYIIWRIEEHELDNISPAAVVLLAGTNNTAENSAAEISAAMRKMVALIQEKLPDTKILLLAIFPRGPRVQGNGVVDPWELRMAKINEINADLATLDDGDRVRFLDLGPAFQNEDGTIPDRIMPDQLHLSEAGYEIWIEQMSPLLAEMVGDYEATHQGRAVNLSTRARLGADQDTVVAGLVVRGGRKDFLIRAVGPTLSNFGVTDSHPDPRMVIRDEHNEIVATNDRWDSNLSTSSSQVGAFPLNPGSNDALARVTLDPGAYTVEVTGPAGTTGNVLVECYELP from the coding sequence ATGACCATCCGATCATTTCTCCTGCTGGGCCTGTGCGCCTCGCTTTCACTCGTGGGCACGACCGTGGCCGCTGATCCCAGCGTGGGCATTCCCCGGGCCGGCAACGCCAAGTTTTACCGGCTGCACAGTGAATTTCTGAAGCGGGCGGGCGAAGGCCGTGTCGGCGTGCTGTTCCTCGGCGATTCCATCACCGAACAATGGGCCAATGTTCCGAGCCTGTGGGAATCGGCCTGGGGCCAATACGATCCCGCCAACTTCGGCATCGGCGGTGATCGCACTGAATACATCATCTGGCGCATCGAGGAACACGAGCTCGACAATATCTCGCCAGCCGCCGTGGTGCTGCTGGCCGGCACGAACAACACGGCCGAGAATTCCGCGGCTGAAATCTCGGCCGCCATGCGAAAAATGGTCGCCCTGATCCAGGAGAAATTGCCCGACACCAAAATTCTACTGTTGGCAATTTTTCCCCGCGGCCCGCGCGTCCAGGGCAACGGAGTCGTCGACCCGTGGGAACTGCGCATGGCGAAGATCAACGAGATCAATGCCGACCTCGCCACGCTCGACGACGGCGACCGCGTGCGTTTCCTCGATCTAGGCCCCGCATTTCAAAATGAAGACGGGACCATCCCCGACCGTATCATGCCGGACCAACTTCACCTGAGTGAAGCCGGCTACGAAATCTGGATCGAACAAATGTCTCCCTTGCTCGCCGAAATGGTCGGAGATTATGAAGCGACGCACCAGGGCCGGGCCGTCAATCTGTCCACCCGGGCGCGATTGGGGGCGGACCAGGATACGGTGGTCGCCGGTCTGGTGGTGCGCGGCGGTCGCAAGGATTTTCTCATCCGCGCCGTCGGTCCCACGCTCAGCAATTTTGGCGTGACCGACTCGCACCCCGACCCTCGCATGGTGATTCGTGACGAACACAACGAAATCGTGGCGACCAATGATCGCTGGGATTCAAACTTGTCCACCTCGTCGAGCCAAGTGGGCGCATTCCCTTTGAATCCCGGCAGCAACGATGCACTGGCCCGGGTGACCTTGGACCCCGGCGCTTACACGGTGGAGGTCACAGGCCCCGCGGGCACCACCGGCAACGTGCTGGTCGAGTGCTACGAGCTGCCCTGA
- a CDS encoding sialate O-acetylesterase: MKLPDFKKPLSLLAVGLLAWSQPARADIELPAILGDNMVLQASPDTRLWGQGISGEKVTVMFQGRTYHTTVENNQWTIALPDLETGGPFSMEIRGFNRIQLNNILVGDVWLGSGQSNMRFSLSRALEADAAIAAADHPEIRLFTVAENAADVPLDDVQGEWVVCSPETVRNFSAVQYYFGREIAGTQDIPVGLVLSSVGGTRICSWISAPDLAANPESEYYFTYFDELLANYHPAYAEYLARLDADPTLSERAPRHPFERMPSGYFNAMIAPLTSFAVKGILWYQGETDSWWAEPYERMMRDLIWAWRRDWGQGELPFLIVQLASFDGKLRVDENYPYIREAQRLVARSEPNTALAVAIDVGEKDDIHPKDKEPVGHRLALAARHLAYGEDIEFSGPTLAGVRFDAGRAIVSFDHAESGLRSRSPELRGFELAGQDEAFHPARAEIAGNTVMLRSDAVEDARYVRYAWDGFPDCDLENGAGLPASPFRTDTVKRLNKEEWEAKYPEKLAESEAMQATLDVGAR, encoded by the coding sequence ATGAAACTCCCTGACTTTAAGAAACCCCTGAGCCTGCTGGCCGTCGGCTTGCTGGCCTGGTCTCAACCCGCCCGGGCCGATATCGAACTGCCCGCCATCTTGGGCGACAACATGGTGCTGCAGGCATCCCCCGACACCCGTTTGTGGGGCCAGGGAATCAGTGGCGAAAAAGTCACCGTGATGTTCCAGGGCCGCACGTATCATACCACGGTCGAGAACAACCAATGGACGATTGCCTTGCCCGACTTGGAAACGGGTGGACCCTTTTCAATGGAGATCCGCGGCTTCAATCGCATCCAGTTGAACAACATTCTCGTTGGGGACGTGTGGCTCGGCAGCGGTCAATCGAACATGCGTTTCTCGCTGAGTCGCGCCCTGGAGGCAGACGCGGCGATCGCGGCGGCGGATCATCCGGAGATTAGGCTTTTCACCGTGGCGGAGAACGCGGCGGATGTTCCGTTGGACGACGTGCAGGGCGAGTGGGTGGTTTGCTCCCCGGAAACCGTGAGAAACTTCTCTGCGGTGCAGTATTATTTCGGACGGGAAATCGCCGGAACCCAGGATATTCCGGTCGGGCTGGTCCTGTCATCCGTCGGAGGCACCCGCATTTGCAGCTGGATCAGTGCACCCGATCTGGCGGCGAACCCGGAATCTGAATACTACTTCACGTATTTTGATGAATTGCTGGCCAACTACCATCCGGCATACGCGGAATACCTTGCCCGGCTGGACGCCGATCCGACGTTGTCGGAGCGGGCGCCCCGCCATCCGTTCGAGCGCATGCCTTCGGGCTACTTCAACGCGATGATCGCGCCTCTCACGTCCTTCGCAGTGAAAGGGATTCTGTGGTATCAGGGGGAAACCGACTCCTGGTGGGCCGAACCCTATGAGCGCATGATGCGTGACTTGATCTGGGCTTGGCGACGGGACTGGGGGCAGGGAGAGCTCCCGTTCCTCATCGTGCAACTTGCCAGTTTTGACGGGAAGCTGCGCGTGGATGAAAACTATCCCTATATCCGTGAGGCCCAGCGGCTGGTCGCTCGCTCCGAGCCCAACACTGCGCTGGCGGTGGCGATTGATGTGGGTGAAAAGGACGACATTCATCCGAAAGACAAGGAGCCGGTGGGGCATCGTTTGGCCCTCGCGGCGCGCCATCTTGCCTACGGCGAGGACATCGAATTTTCGGGCCCGACCCTGGCGGGCGTCCGGTTCGACGCCGGGCGCGCCATCGTCAGTTTTGATCACGCCGAGTCGGGGCTGCGGTCACGGTCCCCCGAGTTGCGGGGCTTCGAACTTGCGGGTCAGGACGAGGCGTTCCATCCCGCCCGAGCCGAGATCGCCGGGAACACGGTTATGCTGCGATCCGACGCGGTCGAGGATGCCCGTTATGTGCGCTACGCGTGGGACGGGTTCCCGGACTGCGATTTGGAAAATGGGGCGGGGTTACCGGCGAGTCCATTCCGCACCGACACGGTCAAACGTCTGAACAAGGAGGAATGGGAGGCGAAGTATCCGGAGAAACTGGCGGAGAGCGAAGCCATGCAGGCGACGCTCGATGTGGGGGCGCGATAG